The Opitutus sp. ER46 genome contains a region encoding:
- a CDS encoding SAM-dependent methyltransferase, giving the protein MNVPARDRFLELLRTALQEGSLVKLTLGKHRGADATLRNLFVRPVQLKSGTHLAFVWRHATRDITKNVAPAAALAQLEPLLGRDFLDAHLFTQTQSAQLETQPDGSARLRVQATAASPGHGAPAGAPTAGAHDAARHYLIPPNAPWLRGLGVMNDRGQPREGMADKHRQIQKFAELLSHLVAEAFPASDVSSASGADAPDATAALAAPSPATPLHVADMGSGKGYLTFAVAALLGNRARVQGIEARPELVALCNRIAQAEGMGEHLSFAAGHIADTPLPHCDILIALHACDTATDDALARGIQAGARLIVVSPCCQKELRRQLQAPPVLADALRHGIFQERQAEFVTDALRAQLLEYAGYRTKVFEFISTEHTAKNLMIAAVRTVTPGADPETAARLRAFAAFYGIRQQALASHLGVSLLPERPFVPPLPGETSDA; this is encoded by the coding sequence ATGAACGTCCCCGCCCGCGACCGGTTTCTCGAACTCCTGCGCACCGCGCTGCAGGAGGGCTCGCTGGTCAAGCTCACGCTGGGCAAACACCGCGGTGCCGATGCCACGCTGCGCAACCTGTTCGTGCGCCCGGTCCAGCTAAAATCCGGGACCCACCTCGCGTTCGTCTGGCGCCACGCCACGCGCGACATCACCAAGAACGTCGCCCCCGCCGCCGCCCTGGCCCAGCTCGAGCCACTCCTCGGCCGCGACTTTCTCGACGCTCACCTTTTCACTCAGACGCAGTCGGCGCAGTTGGAGACTCAGCCCGATGGCTCCGCCCGCCTCCGCGTCCAAGCCACCGCCGCCTCGCCCGGCCACGGCGCGCCCGCAGGTGCGCCGACTGCCGGCGCGCACGACGCCGCCCGGCATTATCTCATTCCCCCCAATGCCCCCTGGCTGCGCGGGCTCGGGGTCATGAATGACCGCGGCCAGCCGCGCGAGGGCATGGCCGACAAGCACCGGCAGATCCAGAAGTTCGCCGAGCTGCTGTCGCACCTGGTGGCGGAGGCATTCCCCGCATCCGACGTCTCGTCCGCCTCCGGCGCCGACGCGCCCGACGCCACCGCCGCGTTGGCCGCGCCCTCCCCTGCCACGCCACTGCACGTCGCCGACATGGGCAGCGGCAAGGGGTATCTCACCTTTGCCGTCGCGGCGCTCCTCGGCAACCGGGCACGAGTCCAGGGCATCGAGGCGCGTCCCGAACTCGTCGCGCTCTGCAACCGCATCGCCCAGGCCGAGGGCATGGGCGAACATCTCTCCTTTGCCGCCGGCCACATCGCCGACACCCCGCTGCCGCACTGCGATATCCTGATCGCACTGCACGCGTGCGACACGGCGACCGACGACGCCCTCGCCCGCGGGATTCAGGCGGGCGCACGGCTGATCGTCGTCTCGCCGTGCTGCCAGAAGGAACTTCGTCGGCAATTGCAGGCGCCGCCGGTCCTCGCCGACGCGCTCCGCCACGGCATCTTCCAGGAACGCCAGGCCGAGTTCGTCACGGACGCGCTGCGGGCCCAGTTGCTCGAATACGCCGGCTATCGCACCAAGGTCTTCGAGTTCATCTCCACCGAGCACACCGCGAAAAACCTGATGATCGCAGCCGTCCGCACCGTCACGCCCGGCGCCGACCCGGAGACTGCCGCCCGCCTGCGCGCCTTTGCCGCTTTCTACGGTATTCGCCAACAAGCGCTCGCCAGTCACCTCGGCGTGAGCCTCCTTCCCGAGCGGCCCTTCGTGCCGCCGCTCCCCGGCGAGACCTCCGACGCCTAA
- a CDS encoding ATP-binding protein produces the protein MPLLPIVKYRLDFLAFAVLALAGLWLCRHILRERGAGMRFPRTVEIITLVLVILGGLLADISARRQKNFLISIFAGFGPSYADGISRLGHARITVNTPPDDPTYLALIAAERNWLRLNPLIADIYTVRLGEDGKVRFIVDSETDYDGNGRIDGEREQRTAIGEVFPDVTPAFLEAFAGRPAFDTTLVPDRWGVWVTSLTPIFDESGKVEAVVGIDYPGAAWLSSIAARRALMLTTILFVIGLMQSAAALLSLMRGEIANRASAQAALQEAKAEAERANRAKGEYLAVMSHEIRTPLNAITGYASMLEDSPLDAIQQRYVQTVRRGATCLVDLLNNILDYSRIEEGKLDLEEAPCAPAEIAREVVDLLAANAHEKNVSLVFRDELGGPLVILADHARLRQVAMNLVGNAVKFTATGSVVVTATWTQGSSVPPSGILTLTVTDTGPGIAPDILPHLFQMFAQGSTSVARRHGGSGLGLAISRRLVEMMHGKINVQSQLGVGSEFTVTIPARSVPPPADAEPAPPAPAPSIGDPKELHFLVVDDDRVNREVLRAMLASGGHTCDLASSGTEAVSLAGRNHYDAILMDIAMPDMDGLAATQQIRANHPERHTPIVAVTAGTGKYDRERCEAAGMDDFIPKPISRPVLLSKLADLCAPKTPPPGSA, from the coding sequence ATGCCTCTGCTCCCCATCGTCAAATACCGGCTCGATTTTCTCGCCTTCGCCGTTCTGGCGCTGGCGGGCCTCTGGCTCTGCCGTCACATCCTGCGGGAGCGCGGCGCCGGCATGCGTTTCCCTCGCACGGTGGAAATCATCACCCTGGTGCTGGTGATCCTCGGCGGACTCCTCGCGGATATCTCGGCACGCCGGCAGAAGAACTTCCTCATCTCGATCTTCGCCGGCTTCGGTCCGTCCTACGCCGACGGGATCAGCCGCCTCGGCCACGCCCGCATCACCGTCAACACCCCGCCAGATGACCCGACCTACCTCGCGCTCATCGCGGCGGAAAGGAACTGGCTTCGCCTGAATCCGCTGATCGCCGACATCTACACCGTGCGCCTGGGGGAGGACGGCAAGGTCCGGTTCATCGTCGACTCCGAGACGGACTACGACGGCAACGGCCGGATCGACGGTGAACGCGAGCAGCGCACCGCCATCGGCGAAGTCTTCCCTGATGTCACCCCGGCCTTCCTTGAGGCGTTTGCCGGCCGACCCGCGTTCGATACCACCCTCGTCCCCGATCGCTGGGGCGTGTGGGTCACCTCATTGACCCCGATCTTTGACGAGTCCGGCAAGGTGGAGGCCGTCGTGGGCATCGACTACCCCGGCGCCGCCTGGCTCAGCAGCATCGCGGCGCGGCGCGCCCTGATGCTCACCACGATCCTGTTCGTCATCGGGCTCATGCAGTCGGCCGCCGCCCTCCTCTCGCTCATGCGGGGCGAGATCGCCAACCGCGCGTCGGCGCAGGCCGCGCTCCAGGAGGCCAAGGCCGAGGCGGAGCGCGCCAACCGCGCCAAAGGCGAATACCTCGCCGTGATGAGCCACGAGATTCGCACGCCCCTCAACGCCATCACCGGCTATGCCAGCATGCTCGAGGACAGTCCCCTTGACGCGATCCAGCAGCGCTACGTGCAGACGGTCCGTCGCGGCGCCACCTGCCTGGTCGACCTGCTGAACAACATCCTGGACTACTCCCGGATCGAGGAAGGGAAGCTCGACCTCGAAGAGGCGCCGTGCGCCCCGGCGGAAATCGCCCGCGAAGTGGTCGACCTGCTCGCCGCCAACGCGCACGAGAAGAACGTTTCCCTCGTGTTCCGCGACGAGCTCGGCGGCCCCCTCGTCATCCTCGCCGACCACGCCCGCCTGCGGCAGGTCGCGATGAACCTCGTCGGCAACGCCGTGAAGTTCACCGCCACGGGCAGCGTCGTCGTCACGGCAACGTGGACGCAGGGTTCGTCGGTCCCGCCGAGCGGTATCCTGACGCTCACCGTGACCGACACCGGCCCGGGCATCGCCCCCGACATCCTTCCGCATCTGTTTCAGATGTTCGCCCAGGGCAGCACCAGCGTCGCCCGTCGCCACGGCGGTTCCGGCCTCGGCCTCGCCATCTCCCGCCGCCTCGTCGAGATGATGCACGGCAAGATCAACGTGCAGAGCCAACTGGGCGTCGGCAGCGAATTCACCGTCACGATCCCGGCGCGCAGCGTTCCGCCTCCCGCCGACGCCGAGCCGGCACCGCCGGCGCCGGCCCCAAGCATCGGTGACCCGAAGGAACTCCACTTCCTCGTCGTCGATGATGATCGCGTTAATCGCGAGGTGCTCCGTGCCATGCTCGCCTCCGGTGGTCACACCTGCGACCTCGCGAGTTCGGGCACCGAAGCCGTCTCCCTCGCCGGCCGCAACCACTACGACGCCATCCTCATGGATATTGCCATGCCCGACATGGACGGGCTGGCGGCCACGCAGCAGATCCGGGCCAATCATCCGGAGCGCCATACGCCCATCGTCGCCGTCACCGCCGGCACCGGGAAATACGACCGCGAGCGCTGTGAAGCCGCGGGCATGGATGATTTCATACCCAAGCCCATCAGTCGCCCCGTCCTGCTTTCGAAGCTCGCCGACCTCTGCGCGCCCAAGACGCCGCCGCCCGGCAGCGCCTGA
- a CDS encoding DUF2851 family protein has protein sequence MHNPLIESVAGGLAEIQGLYGAFSFPEKLLQKIWLRRDFDVRAARTVDGRRVQVVHPGRWNLLGGPDFKLARLRFADGPEVVGDVELHLRASDWDAHAHARDPAYAGVLLHVVLFPPERGYVTRGAGGAEIPMLALLPLLHHDLEEYAAEEAVELLANRPAARLTNELAVHAPADLRTLLELYAAGRWRQKVHFAGLRLQRLGWEASCHHAALEVLGYRYNRAPMLRVAARWPLADWAAGRVGMEEVLAIEADAWSVQGVRPANQPRARLRQYAAWVAAKPSWPAELARWGEMLPAIPAAGETRTQRRLHRLPAVRDQLAEEVGADAVGGSRLDNLVCDAFLPLLAARSRSDDRRGWWFHWFGGDVPPFVAAGLRQLGVCDGRVQPFCHGLAQGLLGWLIEREVRR, from the coding sequence GTGCACAACCCACTGATCGAATCCGTTGCCGGCGGCCTCGCTGAGATCCAGGGCCTGTATGGCGCCTTTTCGTTTCCGGAGAAGCTGCTGCAGAAGATCTGGCTGCGGCGTGACTTTGATGTGCGCGCGGCGCGCACGGTGGACGGCCGGCGGGTGCAGGTCGTGCACCCGGGACGCTGGAACCTGCTGGGCGGGCCGGACTTCAAGCTAGCCCGGCTGCGATTCGCGGACGGTCCCGAGGTGGTGGGCGACGTCGAACTGCACCTGCGGGCGTCGGACTGGGACGCCCACGCGCATGCGCGCGACCCGGCGTATGCGGGAGTGTTGTTGCACGTCGTCCTGTTCCCGCCGGAGCGGGGCTACGTGACGCGCGGCGCCGGTGGGGCAGAGATTCCGATGCTGGCGCTGCTCCCGCTGCTGCACCACGACCTTGAGGAGTACGCGGCGGAAGAGGCGGTGGAGTTGTTGGCAAACCGACCGGCCGCGCGACTGACGAACGAACTCGCGGTCCATGCGCCCGCCGACCTGAGGACGTTGCTGGAACTCTATGCCGCGGGCCGCTGGCGACAGAAGGTGCATTTTGCGGGACTGCGGCTGCAGCGCCTTGGGTGGGAGGCTTCCTGTCATCACGCCGCGCTTGAGGTGCTTGGGTATCGTTACAACCGCGCGCCGATGCTCCGGGTTGCCGCGCGTTGGCCGCTGGCCGATTGGGCCGCAGGGCGGGTAGGGATGGAGGAGGTGCTCGCCATTGAAGCCGATGCCTGGAGCGTGCAAGGCGTGCGGCCGGCAAATCAGCCGCGGGCGCGCCTCCGGCAATATGCGGCCTGGGTGGCCGCCAAACCCTCGTGGCCGGCGGAACTGGCGCGTTGGGGTGAGATGCTTCCCGCGATTCCGGCCGCCGGAGAGACACGCACGCAGCGGCGACTGCACCGACTGCCGGCAGTAAGGGATCAGCTGGCGGAAGAAGTCGGAGCGGATGCCGTGGGCGGAAGCCGGCTGGACAACCTGGTGTGTGACGCGTTTCTGCCGCTGCTCGCAGCAAGGTCACGGTCTGACGACCGCCGTGGCTGGTGGTTCCACTGGTTTGGCGGTGACGTACCTCCCTTTGTAGCCGCTGGTTTGCGCCAGCTCGGCGTGTGTGACGGACGGGTCCAGCCGTTTTGCCATGGCCTTGCGCAAGGGCTGCTTGGGTGGCTGATCGAGCGTGAAGTCCGACGCTGA
- a CDS encoding response regulator: MKILIAEDDPVSRALMVDILGSAQAGYDPLPVEDGAKAWETLEAHPDIKLAILDLAMPGMNGVDWLTRVRKDPRFSALPVIICTGNTDRTTVAAVAARGISNFLVKPFTRGTVLEKVALVCRPSPTSIPVLRDLPAARQRYGIDQDAHRELLGHYVRLADMWAADARRATDHARLSALAVRASALKQMLASLGAAAVAARLQDAEAALAPYRTKTASTEIEAGLRKTQHLGDTLQPDIDRLREMLDTIG, translated from the coding sequence ATGAAGATACTGATCGCCGAAGATGACCCCGTTTCACGCGCGCTGATGGTCGACATTCTCGGTTCGGCGCAGGCGGGCTATGACCCGTTGCCCGTGGAAGATGGCGCCAAGGCGTGGGAGACGCTGGAGGCGCATCCCGATATCAAGCTCGCGATCCTCGATCTGGCCATGCCCGGCATGAACGGAGTGGATTGGCTGACCCGGGTGCGGAAGGACCCGCGGTTCTCGGCGCTGCCGGTGATCATCTGCACGGGAAACACTGACCGCACGACGGTCGCCGCCGTGGCGGCGCGCGGCATCAGCAACTTCCTGGTGAAGCCCTTTACGCGCGGCACGGTGCTGGAGAAGGTCGCGCTGGTTTGCCGCCCGTCGCCGACGTCGATCCCGGTCCTACGCGACCTGCCCGCGGCGCGGCAGCGGTACGGGATCGACCAAGACGCCCACCGTGAACTCCTGGGCCACTACGTGCGGCTCGCGGACATGTGGGCCGCCGATGCCCGGCGAGCGACTGACCATGCAAGACTGTCCGCGTTGGCGGTGAGAGCGTCGGCGCTCAAACAAATGCTGGCATCGCTGGGCGCCGCCGCGGTTGCCGCTCGCCTCCAAGACGCCGAGGCGGCGCTGGCTCCTTATCGGACGAAGACTGCTTCGACGGAGATCGAGGCTGGGCTGCGCAAGACCCAGCACCTCGGCGATACGCTGCAGCCGGACATCGATCGGCTGCGGGAGATGCTCGACACAATCGGGTAG
- a CDS encoding small ribosomal subunit Rsm22 family protein: MTWDDIDWSILDRLRGTFLSGTPTGGPYWQSPEDLANYDFTYGERIGWKWDQVLRELRLRGWRPQGRTVLDWGCGSGIAGRRVIAALGAESFDALTLWDHSPVACDYAADAARHAFPRLSVHQATPGYFSGTERIGLLLLSHVLNELPAAARDELRLLCVRADAILWVEPGTHDVSRQLGGFREQLRGSGFRVIAPCTHENECPMFALGRERDWCHFFAPPPAEIFADSNWVKFGHRAGIDLRSLPYAFLALDRHQAPAVPPVSDPRGVELATLDPNAPEAAAVRAEAAAAGSEHPGGAAGSALAPEDLSRVIGRVEHFKPYARLLNCDATGLNELELPKRADPALFKQLERTKAPLVYRWRREGKRILGGSPLAG; encoded by the coding sequence ATGACCTGGGACGATATCGACTGGTCGATTCTCGATCGGCTGCGGGGCACATTTCTTTCCGGCACCCCGACCGGCGGCCCCTACTGGCAATCGCCGGAAGACCTCGCCAACTACGACTTCACCTATGGCGAGCGCATTGGCTGGAAGTGGGACCAGGTGCTGCGCGAACTGCGCCTGCGCGGCTGGCGTCCGCAAGGCCGCACCGTCCTGGACTGGGGCTGCGGCAGCGGCATCGCCGGCCGCCGCGTCATCGCCGCGCTGGGAGCCGAGTCGTTCGATGCCCTGACGCTTTGGGATCACTCGCCCGTGGCCTGCGACTACGCCGCGGACGCGGCGCGGCACGCGTTTCCGAGGCTCAGCGTCCATCAGGCAACGCCCGGCTACTTCAGCGGCACCGAGCGCATCGGGCTCCTGCTGCTCAGCCATGTGCTCAATGAGCTGCCGGCGGCCGCGCGCGACGAACTGCGCCTGCTGTGCGTGCGCGCCGACGCCATCCTCTGGGTCGAGCCCGGCACGCACGACGTGAGCCGGCAACTCGGCGGTTTCCGCGAACAACTTCGGGGCAGCGGCTTTCGCGTCATCGCGCCCTGCACCCACGAAAACGAGTGCCCGATGTTCGCGCTCGGACGCGAACGCGACTGGTGCCATTTCTTCGCCCCGCCGCCAGCCGAGATCTTCGCCGACTCCAATTGGGTGAAGTTCGGCCACCGCGCCGGAATTGACCTGCGCAGCTTGCCCTACGCCTTCCTCGCGCTCGACCGACATCAGGCACCCGCCGTGCCGCCGGTGTCGGACCCGCGCGGCGTCGAGCTGGCCACGCTCGATCCCAACGCGCCCGAGGCAGCCGCCGTTCGCGCTGAGGCCGCAGCTGCAGGCTCCGAACACCCCGGCGGCGCCGCCGGCTCCGCACTCGCGCCCGAAGACCTGTCGCGCGTGATCGGCCGGGTGGAGCATTTCAAACCCTACGCCCGGCTCCTCAATTGCGACGCCACCGGACTCAACGAACTCGAGCTGCCGAAACGCGCCGACCCCGCGCTCTTCAAGCAACTCGAACGCACCAAGGCCCCGCTCGTTTATCGCTGGCGCCGGGAAGGCAAACGTATCCTCGGCGGCTCGCCGCTCGCCGGATGA
- the rimO gene encoding 30S ribosomal protein S12 methylthiotransferase RimO: protein MIKVSLISLGCAKNLVDSEIMVGHLHQAGMTVVPEAEKADVVIVNTCSFIDSSKEESISHILQVHESRGLKKRRHDQKLIVAGCMSQRFAKDLPHAMPEVDAFIGLDQVTQVAPIIEEIYAKERGRNESPATFIAGRSTYIPDYDTPRFRLTPRHFAYIKIAEGCNHPCTFCIIPQIRGRHRSRTVESVVAEARQLVREGVKEINLISQDTTFFGMDTWEQRPNPRTPVDSSRGTALTTLLRQLNAIEGDFWIRLLYTHPAHWSDELIRTIAECPKVARYIDIPLQHISDHMLGLMQRETSSAYIRDLVKRIRAGIPGIAVRTTFIVGFPGETDADVDELCAFIEETRFERLGVFRYSQEEGTRAAKMEGQIAKKTKEARWHRVMKLQQEIAARVSESAVGRTLKVLVEEPGVARGEADAPDIDGRVYVPITVPVGEFAQVKITGYENYDLLALPAGTEPVTRKVARQAQ from the coding sequence ATGATCAAGGTTAGTCTCATCTCGCTCGGCTGCGCCAAGAACCTCGTCGACAGCGAAATCATGGTCGGCCACCTCCACCAGGCTGGCATGACCGTCGTGCCCGAGGCCGAAAAGGCCGACGTCGTCATCGTCAACACCTGCTCGTTCATCGACTCCTCCAAGGAGGAATCGATCTCGCACATCCTCCAGGTCCACGAGAGCCGCGGACTCAAGAAGCGCCGCCACGACCAGAAGCTCATCGTGGCCGGCTGCATGTCCCAGCGTTTCGCGAAGGACCTGCCTCACGCCATGCCGGAAGTCGACGCCTTCATCGGGCTCGATCAGGTCACGCAGGTCGCGCCCATCATCGAGGAGATCTACGCGAAGGAGCGCGGCCGCAACGAGTCGCCGGCGACCTTCATCGCGGGACGCTCCACGTACATTCCGGATTACGACACGCCGCGCTTCCGGCTCACGCCGCGGCATTTCGCCTACATCAAGATCGCCGAGGGCTGTAATCACCCCTGCACCTTCTGCATCATCCCGCAGATCCGCGGCCGCCACCGCAGCCGCACCGTCGAAAGCGTCGTCGCCGAGGCGCGCCAGCTCGTCCGCGAGGGCGTGAAGGAGATCAACCTGATCTCCCAGGACACGACGTTCTTCGGCATGGACACCTGGGAGCAGCGGCCCAATCCGCGCACCCCGGTCGACTCCTCCCGCGGCACCGCCCTCACCACCCTGCTGCGCCAGCTCAACGCGATCGAGGGCGATTTCTGGATCCGCCTGCTCTACACGCACCCGGCCCACTGGAGTGATGAACTCATCCGCACGATCGCCGAGTGCCCCAAGGTTGCCCGCTATATCGACATTCCGCTGCAGCACATCAGCGACCACATGCTCGGGCTGATGCAGCGCGAAACCTCCTCCGCGTACATCCGCGATCTTGTGAAACGCATCCGCGCCGGCATTCCGGGCATCGCGGTGCGCACCACCTTCATCGTCGGTTTCCCCGGCGAGACCGACGCCGACGTCGACGAGCTCTGCGCCTTCATCGAGGAAACCCGGTTCGAACGGCTCGGCGTCTTCCGCTATTCCCAGGAGGAAGGCACGCGCGCCGCCAAGATGGAGGGCCAGATTGCCAAGAAGACCAAGGAAGCGCGCTGGCATCGCGTGATGAAGCTGCAGCAGGAAATCGCCGCCCGCGTCAGCGAATCCGCCGTCGGCCGCACGCTGAAGGTCCTCGTCGAGGAACCCGGCGTCGCCCGGGGCGAAGCCGATGCGCCGGATATCGACGGCCGCGTGTATGTGCCCATCACGGTCCCAGTCGGTGAGTTCGCCCAGGTGAAGATCACCGGCTACGAGAACTACGATCTCCTCGCGCTTCCTGCCGGCACCGAACCCGTCACCCGCAAGGTCGCGCGTCAGGCGCAATAA
- a CDS encoding response regulator: MDNPTQVLNVFLQFRGDALVFVLLAGIALVLFHRRTVLANLPLVAPRHTRFALMGLTIGAVLASELIAVFATGSSGWLVLGARLTLFVFTGLAIALLLRQALLVARFRRRMRMHFTHERIHRALRDSAEQASRAKSDFLVMISHEIRTPLSALISSAELLHKLPLAANEHAHVATILTEGHRLARAVNEVLDLRRIEEGSLVLECAPFSPADLVRDVSRLFQVSAEERGLQLRFGCDAPSGTLVSGDARRLRQILVNLVDNALKFTPRGEVALSVSVLPPDGRDAPAHLLVRVRDTGIGLTPEQQACLFTPAPPTPGRPESIPYGAGLLIVRRLIALMAGELTIHSRPHAGSEFVLSIPVRTVESPERRADENTAPAGDGRKRVLIVDDTSANRALLQMFIERLGHIADHAASGDEAVELAARTRYDAILMDLNMPGLDGLAATRRIRAAESGGRPTVIIAVTAMLEHGTRERCLAAGMNEHFEKPVDLRRLARTLNELMGVHPPASAQPVPAGDVSSASPFPSPPPQNGR; the protein is encoded by the coding sequence ATGGACAACCCCACCCAAGTCCTGAACGTGTTCCTGCAGTTCCGAGGCGATGCGCTCGTCTTCGTGTTGCTCGCCGGCATTGCCCTGGTGCTTTTCCACCGGCGCACGGTATTGGCGAACCTTCCCTTGGTCGCGCCTCGCCACACACGATTCGCACTCATGGGCCTCACGATCGGCGCGGTGCTCGCAAGTGAGCTGATCGCCGTGTTCGCCACCGGGAGCAGCGGCTGGCTCGTCCTGGGGGCACGCCTGACGCTCTTCGTCTTCACCGGCCTCGCGATCGCACTGCTCCTGCGGCAGGCGCTGCTGGTCGCGCGTTTCCGCCGCCGGATGCGCATGCACTTCACGCATGAGCGGATCCATCGCGCCCTGCGGGACTCGGCCGAGCAGGCGAGCCGGGCGAAGAGCGACTTCCTGGTGATGATCAGCCACGAGATTCGCACCCCCCTCAGCGCGCTGATCTCCTCGGCCGAGCTGCTGCACAAGCTGCCCCTCGCGGCCAACGAACACGCCCACGTTGCGACCATCCTCACCGAAGGGCATCGCCTCGCCCGTGCCGTGAACGAGGTCCTCGACCTTCGCCGCATCGAGGAGGGCAGCCTGGTCCTCGAGTGCGCACCCTTTTCCCCCGCGGACCTCGTGCGCGATGTCTCCCGCCTCTTTCAGGTGTCCGCCGAAGAACGCGGGCTTCAACTCCGCTTCGGTTGCGACGCCCCGTCGGGGACCCTCGTATCCGGCGACGCCCGCCGGCTGCGCCAGATCCTCGTCAACCTCGTGGACAATGCGCTGAAGTTCACGCCGCGCGGCGAGGTGGCGCTCAGCGTATCCGTCCTCCCGCCCGACGGCCGCGACGCCCCCGCCCACCTGTTGGTCCGCGTTCGCGACACCGGCATCGGCCTCACGCCCGAACAACAGGCCTGCCTCTTCACCCCCGCTCCGCCGACGCCCGGACGCCCCGAGAGTATCCCCTATGGGGCCGGACTCCTCATTGTCCGGCGCCTCATCGCCCTCATGGCGGGCGAACTCACCATCCACAGCCGCCCCCACGCGGGTTCCGAGTTTGTCCTCAGCATTCCGGTCCGGACGGTCGAGAGCCCGGAACGGCGCGCAGACGAAAACACCGCGCCCGCTGGCGACGGGCGGAAGCGCGTGCTCATCGTCGACGACACGTCGGCCAACCGCGCGCTGTTGCAGATGTTCATCGAACGGCTCGGCCACATTGCCGACCATGCCGCTTCCGGTGACGAGGCGGTGGAATTGGCCGCCCGGACCAGATACGACGCGATCCTGATGGACCTGAACATGCCCGGGCTCGACGGGCTCGCCGCGACCCGGCGGATCCGCGCAGCGGAATCGGGCGGCCGGCCCACCGTCATCATAGCCGTGACCGCCATGCTGGAGCACGGCACGCGCGAGCGGTGCCTGGCCGCCGGCATGAACGAGCACTTCGAAAAGCCGGTCGACCTGCGGCGGCTGGCGCGCACGTTGAACGAGCTGATGGGGGTCCATCCCCCCGCGTCCGCCCAGCCTGTCCCGGCGGGCGATGTCAGCTCCGCGTCGCCGTTCCCTTCGCCGCCGCCACAAAACGGCCGATGA
- the mpl gene encoding UDP-N-acetylmuramate:L-alanyl-gamma-D-glutamyl-meso-diaminopimelate ligase: MKIYFMGICGTAMGNAALLARAAGHEVLGADTGVYPPMSTVLAQAGIALHEGYAPARLQQLAPDLVVIGNAMSRGNPEVEWLLDTRALPFTSLPALLHDSILRHRRNLVICGTHGKTTTTALTAYLLRAAGRDPGFLIGGVPQDPPVGAHLGAAVDPFVIEGDEYDSAFFDKRSKFIHYAPRIAVLNNLEFDHADIFRDVADIQRTFSHLVRIVPRNGCVVMNGDDPNLRALGPIPWTRVVRVGLGEECDVRIVDFNESSAGASFALRWRGEPWGAVRWSLPGIFNARNAAMAATAAGLALAPAEAGAPAGAVGAKPTALALDALPRFRGVRRRQEILWQSDALTVVEDFGHHPTALAETLRSLRARFPGCTLTAAFEPRSNTARTKALQPAFQEALALADEVYLGAVSRADKLAPGERFDPAEVATVLRQRGRTACFAATNAALADQLVANALGAGATDCRRLVVFFSNGSFDGIIGRFVAAAKGTATRS, translated from the coding sequence ATGAAGATCTATTTCATGGGCATCTGCGGAACGGCGATGGGCAACGCGGCGCTGCTGGCGCGGGCGGCCGGGCACGAGGTCCTCGGGGCCGACACTGGGGTGTACCCGCCGATGAGCACGGTGCTGGCGCAGGCGGGGATCGCCCTGCACGAGGGGTACGCCCCGGCGCGGCTGCAGCAGCTGGCGCCCGACCTCGTCGTGATCGGCAACGCGATGTCCCGCGGCAATCCCGAGGTGGAGTGGCTGCTCGACACGCGCGCGCTGCCGTTCACCTCGCTGCCGGCGCTGTTGCACGACTCCATTCTGCGGCACCGGCGCAACCTCGTGATTTGCGGGACCCACGGGAAGACCACGACCACCGCGCTCACGGCCTATCTGCTGCGGGCGGCCGGGCGGGATCCCGGTTTCCTGATCGGCGGCGTGCCGCAGGATCCGCCCGTCGGGGCCCATCTGGGCGCCGCAGTGGACCCGTTTGTGATCGAGGGGGACGAGTACGACAGCGCGTTCTTCGACAAGCGCAGCAAGTTCATCCACTACGCGCCGCGGATCGCGGTGCTGAACAACCTCGAGTTCGATCACGCGGACATCTTCCGCGACGTCGCCGACATCCAGCGCACATTCTCCCACCTGGTGCGCATCGTGCCGCGGAACGGCTGCGTGGTGATGAACGGCGACGACCCCAACCTCCGGGCGCTGGGGCCAATCCCGTGGACGCGGGTGGTGCGCGTCGGGCTCGGAGAGGAGTGCGACGTGCGCATCGTGGATTTCAATGAGTCGTCGGCGGGAGCGAGCTTCGCCCTGCGTTGGCGAGGCGAGCCCTGGGGGGCGGTGCGCTGGTCGCTGCCCGGCATCTTCAACGCGCGCAACGCGGCGATGGCCGCGACGGCCGCCGGGCTGGCCTTGGCGCCGGCGGAGGCCGGGGCGCCGGCCGGAGCCGTGGGCGCGAAGCCGACTGCGCTTGCGCTCGACGCGCTGCCCCGTTTCCGCGGCGTGCGGCGCCGGCAGGAAATCCTGTGGCAGTCCGACGCGCTGACGGTGGTCGAGGATTTCGGCCATCACCCGACGGCGCTGGCGGAGACCCTGCGCTCGCTGCGCGCGCGGTTCCCGGGATGCACGCTGACGGCAGCGTTCGAGCCCCGGAGCAACACGGCGCGAACGAAAGCGCTGCAGCCCGCCTTCCAGGAGGCGCTGGCGCTGGCGGATGAGGTTTACCTCGGCGCAGTCAGCCGGGCGGACAAGCTCGCGCCGGGCGAGCGCTTTGATCCCGCGGAGGTGGCGACGGTGCTGCGGCAGCGTGGACGGACCGCGTGTTTCGCCGCGACGAACGCCGCGCTGGCGGATCAGCTTGTCGCGAACGCGCTGGGCGCGGGAGCGACCGACTGCCGCCGCCTCGTGGTGTTCTTCAGCAACGGCTCCTTCGACGGCATCATCGGCCGTTTTGTGGCGGCGGCGAAGGGAACGGCGACGCGGAGCTGA